Within the Vanacampus margaritifer isolate UIUO_Vmar chromosome 8, RoL_Vmar_1.0, whole genome shotgun sequence genome, the region TCAGAGCTCCACAGACTGTAGAAGCTTTGAAAAGAGGACTTAAAaccttcctttaaaaaaaaaaaaaaaaagaagaagaagcttttCTTGGATCATTTCTGGTTGAtttctatttttgatttttaactgactatttttaatttactgtgtGATTCTATTGCCGTAATGTGCACTTAAAGATGTATTCTAGAAATGTAAAGTGcgttacaaataaaatctattattattataaaaaatccCACTTACATAGTCTTggtccaaaaacaaaactacaacATCCCTACCGGTCGGCGTGCGCATCCGGCGTCCTCTCGGTCAGAATGCTGGCGACTTTCACGGCGCCGATCACAATCCCCTCCGACATTCCTTCAGCTCCACTGTTGCGGCAGAGGCGCAACACGGACTGCAGCAAGGCATTGTGGGAGCGTAGGGACTCGATAGCGACAGTGGCGCCGGTCTAAgatagtttaattttaattgacgGACATGATCATGAAACTTGACTCCTTCTGATCTACAGTATTTTGCTGGTAGTGAATTACTAGGCATACTTTGTTCTTTGTGTGTCCCAGTACTTTTGTCTGGACCGTGTTTTCTGTGCCGCCTTCGTTCTGTGCCGAGAGAAGTGCCTGGACCACCTGCAGAGCATCAAGCACATCAACCCTGACGTCTTGTGACAAACACCGCGACATGTCACGTGAGCACACCTCATCGCTGTGGTTAATCAGCAGGTAGAGGATCTTGAGTGCCGCCAACCCGGCGTCTTCCAGACTAACGGCGCCCGTGTCCGCCTCGTCCGGACTGCGCGCTCCCGTGGCGGCGGGGCGGCGTTCCGGCAAAGACCCGGAGGCCTCGCCCCGTGCTTCCAGGGACTGGCAGAGGTGGGATAAGTGCATGTCCAGCAACGGGAGGACAAGCACAGCCCCGGGACATCTGCAAGCACACAAATCGAATGTTTTTAGCTCTCACTTTAGGTactttttcccccacaaaaaaTGTAGTTCAAcagtcaaaattattatttcatttttttagttaaaaaaaaaaaaaaaaaggttataaaaaaattaaataaaagcagcTTTTTAGTTATCAAATGAgtcaattttgtaaaaaaatatgtgtggAGTGTGCAGCAactggccacaagagggcgacgTGGCCCACGATTGCATGTTTAGCTACCCATGTTCTTACTCAGCCTTGGCTGCTGCAGGTGGACTTTGAGTCAGCATGTTGAGCCCCGTTAAAGCCAGACTCTGGATCGGACTGAGGGTCGCTCGGGGGGCTTCACCTCGACTGCGGCCCGCACCGGCCGACCTGCGCATAAGCACAGAAAAATGAGCTCAAGGTAAATATGGACCCGAAATTCTCTTTTTGACACACGTGTCCTGCTTTACCTCAAGTCTGCGGCTGAGTTTGGCTTGGCCGTCAAGCAGATGTCACTCGGGCTGATGGACAGCAGGTGCGAGAGGCAAAGGCTGCTGGGAGACAGAGGCTGTTGCAGCAACAAGCCCAACAGGACCACACCTGAGGGGCAACAGTTGGAACTTTAATCACACACCCACTCGCCTCAGTGTTGAAACATTAACGCTTCAGGaatcaaaaaaactaaacaaaatttgCTACACTGAATGCATCAGTCGGAATAGGACAACAAAAATGGAGGATGTACGGCATTTACTTCCCGACTTGCATTTCTTTTGTATTGGATTTTATTATATGCATTTTATTCAGGAAGGAACTatggcagcaaaaaaataataataatcaaaactgCCCGGCCCAAGTCGATATTAGATTCTGATCACagttttaaatcacaaaaaaaaattacacctctaaaacttttattttattttaatctgggtaaataaaaaaagaggactttttttcaattaatattacatttgtggaatatgagttatgaagcaaaatccagccattttatccatctcaaggctCACTgattttttgaagctgagctgtgattggttgttacctaagacctGAGTATcattgatgttatcttcagttgacagcaaatggcaaaatggccgcccctgagatgggctcaagaaaagaaaaaaaaaggctgggttttgcttcataactcatattccactaacacaatattaaccagaataccgtatttagactcgGGTGGTTTGtcttattgtcaagaatttatatgagcttgacttccccttcaaacAAAGTAGAGAATATTAGGTACATTAAGAAACGGGTACCATGTTCATTTggaaaacagaaagaaagaaagctaaAGAATGACATTATTAAAGAATgacaaataaatttgaaaaaggatgaaaaaagaaagaaagaatggaaaccaaagcaaaaaaaaaaaagaatgaaagtaaaaacaaatgacgCTACGTATCCGATGAGCATGTTTGCGCACTGACCTGACTGCTGCCGTTGTGGCGGTCGGTCGCACTGGAACGGATCGGGCCAGGCTACTTCCTGCTTGTCAACACGTCCTGCATTCACATTGGTTCAAAAACGTCCGTTTCATCACGACGCGACGTCGGCCCCCGGGCGGCAAAGCGTCCAGCGACTCACCATCCTTGCGCTTCTTGGCGGGAGTTCTGAGCGCCGCGTTTGTGGACGGGAGCTGCGCGGCGAACGTCTCCTTGGTGATGAAGCCGCTTCCTGTTGGCGAGGAGGAGCCGCTGGCGCCATGCAGGTGGGAAAGGCCGTTGAGCGCTTTGGGGCTAAGCGAGACACAAAAGCCTTCATAACCACCACAAGCGAGGCATTTGATTCTCTTCGTATTATTGAACGTTAAAAGCGCGGCGACGAACGCATCCCGCTACATTTCCTTAAACGCTACGCTTGCATCTCAGGCCAAAACGCTGAGGAGTTTTACCCTCAACCAAGTGGGACGGCTGACCTGGTCCTCGGCAGCGGCGTTGCCGGCTTGCTCCTGTCGGCGCTCAGCAGTTTGCTCTTCATCTCGTTGATCTCGGCTTCTTTGAACTGCAGCTCCGACTGCAGCGACTGAACCTGCGCGCAAAAACAAAATCGGCGGGGTCACTGACACGCCCCACCCAGCCAACAGTCACAACAATAACAGTTTACCTACTGTGGTTTTTGGCAGCACGATGCCTCCAGATGGCGCCATAACACTACTTTTGTCATAATGAAGTTCGTTGACTCACTGCAACGGTTGTTCAAAAAACTACAAGACGACATCAAAgctctacttttgtctaaatgaagcccTTCAACTCAATTCAACAATTCCTCGGCACCAAGATGATGCCAAAGCACTCATTTTGTCCATATTAAGCCTCTCAACTCACTTCTACATACTTCCTTGGCAGCAAAAATCCGCAAGACGGCACCACAGCACAACTTTTGTCTAAGCAAAGCCCCTAAACTCACTTAGTTCCTTGGCGCCTAAATAATACATGATGGcatcaaagcactacttttgtctaaacaaATACTAATAAGCTATGGTTTCTaaccgtcagcccttctttcggatgtcaatgttgcaaatgatgtgatcgatgtaacctgtaataatgatgtgtccgaaaggaatttttttaaattaaaaaacaaaacaaccccctAAACTCACTTCTACATAGTTCATTGACAACTAAATGTCACAggatggcaccaaagcactacttttgcctAAATGAAGgccctcaactcacttcaacatagttccttggcaccaagacaccacaagatggcgccatagcactacttttgtccaagTGAAGCCCCTAAACTCACTTCCTCGTTCTTTCTTGGCTAcctaaatgccacaagatggtgccataCCACTACGTTTGTCAAAGTGAAAACCCTAAAATCTCTActtagttccttggcaccaagattacacaagatggtgccagagcactacttttgtttaaataaataatgatgagTTGAGATGAAATGAAGCTTGTGAACTCACTTGGCCATTGTTCCTTGGAACTAAGATACCACTAGATGGCTTCAGCACAAAAACAGTGATTGGTGAGCTTTTTCAGTAAATGCTTAATTGCAGTAATTGCTTCCACAAATAAATCTGCGATTAGGTGAATTTGCAACTCATAAAAAAGTAGGGGGTTGATTGCACTTGCCTTCTTGCTGAGCTCCTTCTCCTTGTCGCTCTGCTCTCTCTGCTTCTGCTTCTCTAGCAGGGCCAGGGCCTGCCTCTGAGTCTCCTTCTCCTGCTGGGCTCCTCTCAGGGAGTCCCTTAGCACCCGGATCTCGCCATTCTTCGACACgatctcctcctccacctccttcaGCTAGCCACACAGAGACACCACAGACCTGCGGCTGTTGCGTTCATCCTCCGCGGTGGACATTTTAAGACGCGCTAGCTCACCTTCCTCCGGAGATCTGCATGATGAGCCTCCAGCAGGATGTAGGAGTCCTCTTGCCCTGCATTAGTCTCCTGCGGCCGGTTGCCTGaacatgcaaacaaaacaaacacacaagcgTCAGACCAGTCTTTCCCAGCTTTTTGCAAGCCATGACTCATACAtagtttatataaataaatctgtatAAAAACTAAAGCCTACCAACCAACCGAGATGAAgcagaggttgttttttttccaactcaaaTGGCAGGCTTTGCGATTTAAAAATTGCATTCCACAACATTGCAATGTAAATTTGATTACTTGCTCAGCCCTAATTGTCTGTAGTTACAgttaatacaattattttcttaCCACATAAAGCGTGTACTGTAAAAGTGCATGATTTCCCATCATGTAACACTAACGGAGTCCCTACTGATGGCATTCTAAGTTTTGGTCCCAAGGAGAGATTTTTGGTCACACACTCACCAGATGGCTCTCTATCACGTGCCcccaaatgtcctcttttgccaCCAAAGCCAACCGCGTTCTCTCTATCCAGTGGCGGCCTGGCGGAGGGATGAAATTCTGACCCGTGCGCTTGTTCCGATCCAGGTCTGGATGCTTCTCTGGACCCGAAAGCTGGCATGGTCGCCAACCCGATGGCCTGCGAGGCAATGATGTCGATCTCATCGAGATCATCCTGAGTGAAGTCGTCATCGTCCCCAAATGGGTCAACTTCGACAGGATCCGCCAATGGGACGTCCTGGTTTAAGCCTCGGAGGCGCTTGCTTGGAGGGCAGGCCATGCTGCGTGTGAGAGAGAGCGATAGATGTGAGATCAGAAAAGAAAGTCCTCAAAGCATAAAGTCATAATATATGAATGATTAGGGAGGTTGGAGTAGAGCTTGTGGATTATTTTGCAGTTTTGATCAGCAGTGAATAGACAAATTTACATCTGTAATATGTGCCAAGTTTATTGTGACGGTGACCCCACGCAGAAGTCACTTGTTGCTGCACTTGTGAGATGGATATTGGTCATTGGATAATCGTGGCTATTCAGAAGTCAGCAATAGACAAATAAATGACATAGTCGAAGGTAGCATTTCAAAAACTTCACTCTAAATGTTACAAAAACACTAACTatactttttgtactttttaggGAGGACAATGGACATTGTACTCGAGTACATGAGGAGGGGGGAAAGGTAGGTTTAACTTTCTGCCTCCTGCTGTGAAATATATCAATGAAATGCCTCAAGACAACTACAATTTGACAGGGCTACATTTAGGCCAATTAGAGTTGATTCGGTACACACGTGCGTAAATATGCTATTGTCGCAGCGTATTTAATCAACAGCGAACAGTGCCCACTGTTTTATTTGGTACTTTAGAATATCCGattcaagaaaagaaaaacgtttaGAGAGcaataaaattcaaaaagtgGGGGGTGccaggaaaataataataataataagaattattattattattattatttaagggAATCCAGACACTTTATTCACATTTTGCTGATCTTTAAAAGAGAGTTAAGTGGGGTTTTACCTTTGTCAGTGTTGTTTTCTGCTTAACACAACCACCTAACTTCTTCTTCCAACGTCTGGCAGGTTAGCCTGCTGTAAGGCTAACGGAGCACAATCCGTGTCAACGAGATATTCGAACGATGAGTAAACCACGTTGTTCCACGCAGTGCATCCGCATCATTTAGTCGCTAAAATGAATCTGCGTCGAACTATTGCACCGCTTAAAGGCGTTATTTGACAGTTTAAACCACACAAACTGATAGTAACTACCAACAGGAAGAAACTAGTTTTGATCTTTCTTGTCTCCAATGCAGCCTGATAATCTGACCAATCAAAACACGGCTCTGATGTTTTTGGACCAATGAGAGAGGAGAGTCCAGGCACTCTGCTACGGGTATCTAGTTAAGACAAACGGCAGAGAGCTAAACCGCGttgactaaaaaaagaaaaagggggacaTAGTAAGCGTTGATAccctttttattgtgttttaggAATAGACTGTTATGATATTgtactttaaaaatacatagtgtATGTGTCAGTTGTCATGTACGCTGTTTCCGAATTCAACGGACAACTGTTTGTCCTCTCCAACTTTTACCTTCTTCAATCGAAGACGAGCAAATAGTGCTAAAGGTTAGTTATTTATATTCTGTAATGTCTTAACATGTATAAATATGAAAAGAGCGCAAATGTAAACGAATccgttaaaaatattaataatacaatCTCTGTACCGTATATTACTCATTAGCGCCTTTTACAGACAAGAGGTAAAAATACATCAATCAAGTCACTCAGCATCCAGAGCGGTGTTCCCCCGCTCTAACGAGATTCATCTTTCGCGGATTTTTCTTACCACACGGTTTTTAAAggtgtttttaatttgttttcattttagtgtCCCCGCATGTGGGAAAGGCGAGTCACAATCACCAATGACTGAGTTTTGCTGTTAAATGGAGTGTGGGGGAAATGGAATTGGAAGACCATTTGATGTATTTGTCACTTAGTGAGCTGCGGCTATATCCTGCATCCTCATATATAGGAGAGCATCCGTGCATCTTGTCACTCGGCAACAGCAAGTGCGTGATCCATTTATAGACATAGGCAGGTCTGAGAcactgcgcgtgtgtgtgtgtgcatgtgagagaGGGAGATACATGCATACACATGTTCTCGCTTTCTCCCCGCCTCTGTTTTTTAGCTCAGAAACGGCAGAGCTCAGCGAAAGGAACCATGGGGCATTGCAGCcatctcacacaaacacacggagacacccacacccacacagaGTAAACCCAGTCACCATTTTGTAGAACCACAGCCTCATCTCCAGTTTTCATGAGGATAGAGTGAACTAAACACAcacccgcgcacacacacacatgccagGATGGTATCCATGGCAACTAAAGCACCAGGGTAGAATCGGTAATTGTGATGGAAGGCTCCATGCACGTGAGCAAGATGTGTAACACTGCGAGAGTGCGTGACTTTATCCCGCCTCTCTGCTACGGCTCTGATTCTACCCGTGAAGGTGGAAAACTGCCCATTCTGAGTCTGTATTGTGTCTACAAAATGGGAACGTGGTGAAAAGGCCGAAAATTGACATCTTTGAGAAGCAGTATAAAAGTGGAAAGAGAAGACAGTTGCCTCTTTCACACGGAGATCCGGCAAAATTGTCGCATCAGAGATCAAAAAGTAGATTCGGAAATTCAATTTTGCTTTTTACACAGAACCAACGTGAAAGTGCCACG harbors:
- the atrip gene encoding ATR-interacting protein; amino-acid sequence: MACPPSKRLRGLNQDVPLADPVEVDPFGDDDDFTQDDLDEIDIIASQAIGLATMPAFGSREASRPGSEQAHGSEFHPSARPPLDRENAVGFGGKRGHLGARDREPSGNRPQETNAGQEDSYILLEAHHADLRRKLKEVEEEIVSKNGEIRVLRDSLRGAQQEKETQRQALALLEKQKQREQSDKEKELSKKVQSLQSELQFKEAEINEMKSKLLSADRSKPATPLPRTSPKALNGLSHLHGASGSSSPTGSGFITKETFAAQLPSTNAALRTPAKKRKDGRVDKQEVAWPDPFQCDRPPQRQQSGVVLLGLLLQQPLSPSSLCLSHLLSISPSDICLTAKPNSAADLRSAGAGRSRGEAPRATLSPIQSLALTGLNMLTQSPPAAAKAECPGAVLVLPLLDMHLSHLCQSLEARGEASGSLPERRPAATGARSPDEADTGAVSLEDAGLAALKILYLLINHSDEVVQALLSAQNEGGTENTVQTKVLGHTKNKTGATVAIESLRSHNALLQSVLRLCRNSGAEGMSEGIVIGAVKVASILTERTPDAHADRLTCVLQALRACVSAQRKPRVLTECTAALVRACDHMVLTRQLCSHQEPCVLLKLLQHVRKRPVKQASHADLIQLDLQVVRLLNRLTQIAESWQSSSCQCYIEVVQTSVIVLHRQWLDLYDCPEPPSKSADMGSSRSPVWWREPPASLLRECVLLLHWLLQHHAGFSASCRPLLHMYDQAIPALRDILKKVPELSESEELAFEEICRPECDDTDDMETESGS